In the Quercus lobata isolate SW786 chromosome 5, ValleyOak3.0 Primary Assembly, whole genome shotgun sequence genome, one interval contains:
- the LOC115988426 gene encoding exopolygalacturonase-like, with protein sequence MGKNLSIATISLLLVLASTNAQQVFDIKSYGAQPNADITQALTKAWKAACAVARSKVVISVGAYKLGLVTLLGPCKGAIEFNLQGTLQAPSDVASFNGKDDWVVFESIDSLTVSGGGVFDGKGQQAWQKNKCNKDKNCNVLPVNIRFNYVTNSIVQDITSKDSKFFHINLFECKKLQFQHVTITAPADSPNTDGIHMGSSSQITITDANIGTGDDCISIGDGNQDVTINQVTCGPGHGISIGSLGKYQNEQPVSGIRVTGATLNNTDNGVRIKTWPSSPSGVASDIHFENVVMNNVANPIVIDQNYCPNNQCSNQSPSKVKISNVSFKKIRGTSSTKEAVNLICSKSVPCQQVVLSEIDLAYKGGGGSATSTCTNVQPAISGKQNPPACTKKF encoded by the exons ATGGGAAAGAATTTAAGCATTGCAACAATTTCCTTGCTATTGGTGTTGGCATCCACCAATGCCCAGCAAGTCTTTGATATTAAATCATATGGAGCACAACCTAATGCTGATATTACCCAG GCTTTGACAAAAGCTTGGAAAGCTGCATGCGCAGTAGCAAGaagtaaagttgtgatttcagTAGGGGCATACAAACTAGGTTTAGTGACTTTGTTGGGTCCATGCAAAGGTGCTATTGAGTTTAACCTTCAAGGAACCCTACAGGCTCCATCAGATGTTGCCTCCTTCAACGGTAAAGATGATTGGGTTGTTTTTGAAAGTATCGACAGTCTCACTGTGTCAGGTGGAGGAGTTTTTGATGGCAAAGGACAACAAGCATGGCAAAAGAATAAGtgtaacaaagacaaaaactgCAACGTACTTCCTGTT AATATAAGGTTCAACTACGTCACAAATTCAATAGTCCAAGACATTACATCGAAAGACAGCAAATTTTTCCACATCAACCTTTTTGAATGCAAGAAGTTGCAATTCCAACATGTTACCATAACTGCACCCGCAGATAGCCCCAACACTGATGGAATCCACATGGGAAGTTCATCTCAAATCACCATTACCGATGCCAATATTGGAACAGGTGATGATTGCATCTCCATTGGTGATGGAAACCAAGATGTTACTATTAACCAAGTAACTTGTGGACCTGGCCATGGTATTAGCATTGGAAGTCTTGGAAAGTACCAGAACGAACAACCTGTTTCAGGAATCAGAGTTACTGGTGCCACACTTAACAATACAGATAATGGTGTTAGAATCAAAACATGGCCTTCTTCCCCTTCTGGAGTTGCTTCTGATATACATTTCGAGAATGTTGTCATGAACAATGTTGCCAATCCTATCGTCATTGATCAAAACTATTGCCCAAACAATCAATGCTCAAACCAG TCTCCCTCCAAAGTTAAGATCAGCAATGTTAGTTTCAAGAAAATTAGAGGCACTTCTTCAACAAAGGAAGCTGTGAATCTTATTTGCAGTAAGAGTGTACCATGCCAACAAGTGGTGCTTTCTGAAATTGATCTCGCATACAAGGGAGGTGGAGGATCTGCTACTTCCACTTGTACTAATGTCCAACCCGCTATTTCGGGCAAGCAAAACCCTCCTGCTTgtaccaaaaaattttaa